The following proteins come from a genomic window of Solwaraspora sp. WMMA2065:
- a CDS encoding IS66 family transposase has translation MSVSEDLSREELISLARTQDARIAEQDAQIAELTAAYEALAVRLARVEHLLSRNSSNSSSPPSKDDDPGRTPPAARKKRDTPAGTRGRQRGAPGSNLAWSDAPDQRRDRFPEGSCGCGAELVDARDLGVVDRYQQVEVPLMTATLTQYDQHAVRCGCGKLHTAARPEGAGAGPVGYGPNLQAWAVYLMVVHFIPVQRCVQMLRSLTGATPSPGFVHGVLTRVAALTSEVDKRIRMLITLAYAVCCDETPLRVGPKKPRPGRKKAEKYLLVACTELWTHYQVGDRDLATFTAFVVKDLTGSVVVHDRYRNYDSAELGTLVHQLCCAHLLRDLDGAAEVYPDAVWPKQISDALRALIHETNTAREQNRPGIDPTVKAELLYRLHHGVLVGLSDTSTIGNRPGERKARLLLEVFRDRRADVLRFVDDLLVPPTSNQAERDLRPAKIQQKISGRLTSEQRTKDRYKILGYVSSAAKNGLDKMAVLRDAILGRPWMPNLPAPT, from the coding sequence GTGTCGGTGTCGGAGGATCTGTCTCGTGAAGAGTTGATCTCGCTGGCACGGACGCAGGACGCTCGGATTGCTGAGCAGGACGCGCAGATCGCGGAGTTGACGGCGGCGTACGAGGCGCTCGCGGTGCGGCTGGCGCGGGTCGAGCATCTGTTGTCGCGGAACTCGTCGAACTCGTCGTCTCCGCCGTCGAAGGATGATGATCCGGGGCGTACGCCACCTGCGGCGAGGAAGAAGCGGGACACCCCGGCGGGTACGCGGGGTAGGCAGCGGGGTGCGCCGGGGTCGAACCTGGCCTGGTCGGATGCTCCTGATCAGCGGCGGGACCGGTTCCCCGAGGGTAGTTGCGGGTGCGGCGCGGAGTTGGTGGACGCGCGGGATCTGGGTGTGGTGGACCGGTATCAGCAGGTCGAGGTTCCGTTGATGACCGCGACGCTGACCCAGTACGACCAGCATGCGGTGCGGTGTGGGTGCGGGAAGCTGCACACCGCGGCCCGGCCGGAAGGCGCGGGGGCCGGTCCGGTGGGGTACGGCCCGAACCTGCAGGCGTGGGCGGTCTATCTGATGGTCGTGCATTTCATCCCGGTGCAGCGGTGTGTACAGATGCTTCGGTCGCTGACCGGTGCGACACCGTCGCCGGGGTTCGTGCACGGCGTGCTGACCCGGGTCGCGGCGCTGACCAGCGAGGTCGACAAACGGATCCGCATGTTGATCACCCTGGCGTACGCGGTGTGCTGTGACGAGACGCCGCTGCGGGTCGGGCCAAAGAAACCGAGGCCGGGCCGGAAGAAGGCCGAGAAGTACCTGCTCGTGGCGTGTACCGAGTTGTGGACTCACTACCAGGTCGGTGACCGGGACCTGGCCACGTTCACGGCGTTCGTGGTCAAGGACCTGACCGGCTCGGTGGTCGTGCACGACCGGTACCGGAACTACGACTCGGCCGAGTTGGGCACGCTGGTCCACCAACTGTGTTGCGCTCACCTGTTACGTGATCTTGACGGTGCGGCCGAGGTGTACCCCGACGCGGTCTGGCCGAAGCAGATCTCCGACGCGCTGCGCGCGCTGATCCACGAGACGAACACGGCCCGTGAGCAGAACCGGCCGGGCATCGACCCCACAGTGAAGGCCGAGTTGCTGTACCGGCTGCACCACGGCGTGCTGGTCGGACTGTCCGACACCAGCACCATCGGCAACCGGCCGGGTGAGCGTAAAGCCCGCCTGCTGTTGGAAGTCTTCCGGGACCGACGTGCCGACGTGCTGCGCTTCGTTGACGACCTGTTGGTGCCGCCGACGTCGAACCAGGCCGAACGGGACCTGCGACCGGCGAAGATCCAGCAGAAGATCTCCGGGCGGCTCACCAGCGAGCAACGCACCAAGGATCGGTACAAGATCCTCGGCTACGTCTCCAGCGCGGCGAAGAACGGCCTCGACAAAATGGCCGTCCTGCGCGACGCCATCCTCGGACGACCCTGGATGCCGAACCTACCCGCACCCACCTGA
- a CDS encoding transposase family protein, whose amino-acid sequence MRRNRVQAEIAEAHGVSQSTISRAVTAITPVLDRVLAGFVPTADELDPTAQYIVDGTLFPCWSWRTDRCLYSGKHKTTGMSVQVACTLDGALAWVSDPVTGNHHDSYAINDTGVLVSLNPGDWIGDKGYVGNGMITPYKKPKGGELTEWQKEYNRQVNKIRWVVEQVIANLKTWRILHTDYRRPLATFTETISCVIGLHFYRIACE is encoded by the coding sequence ATGCGTCGTAACCGTGTCCAAGCGGAGATCGCCGAGGCGCACGGCGTCTCCCAGTCGACGATCTCACGGGCGGTCACCGCCATCACCCCGGTCCTCGACCGCGTGCTGGCGGGGTTCGTGCCGACCGCCGACGAGCTCGACCCGACCGCCCAGTACATCGTCGACGGCACTCTGTTCCCCTGCTGGTCATGGCGCACGGACCGCTGTCTGTACTCCGGCAAGCACAAGACCACGGGCATGAGCGTCCAGGTCGCCTGTACCCTCGACGGCGCGCTCGCCTGGGTCTCCGATCCCGTCACCGGCAACCACCACGACTCGTACGCGATCAACGACACCGGTGTTCTCGTCAGCCTGAATCCCGGAGACTGGATCGGCGACAAGGGCTACGTCGGCAACGGCATGATCACTCCGTACAAGAAGCCCAAGGGCGGCGAGCTCACAGAGTGGCAGAAGGAATACAACAGGCAGGTCAACAAGATCCGCTGGGTCGTCGAACAGGTCATCGCAAACCTGAAGACCTGGAGAATCCTGCACACCGACTACCGCAGACCGCTCGCGACCTTCACGGAAACGATCTCCTGTGTCATCGGGCTGCACTTCTACAGGATCGCCTGTGAATAG
- a CDS encoding transposase has translation MRRERVTYNATSAMLTGWKKTDELAFLNDVSCVPLQQALRHLQTAFANFFAKRARYPTFKSRKRSRRSAEYTASAFRWRDGRLTLAKMTEPLDIVWSRPLPQGAAPSTVTVSQDPAGRWFVSLLCDDRIDPAPATTAAVVGVDAGLDSLFTLSTGEKIPNPRHERRDRRRLARAQRNLARKAKGSANRAKARLAVARIHARIADRRRDHLHKLTTRLVRETQTIVIEDLTVRNMMANHSLARAVSDAAWRQFRSMLGYRTDWYGRDLVVVDRWFPSTRLCSACGVLAEHLPLAVRSWTCRCGQAHDRDVNAARNILAEGLSVIACGGGVRPHRESSSRTGRSSVKQEPPGATQGIPVPSGRGGSQPRPVGPGQGPPGAGGAAAVRADAGRLPAREGRRRCLPAAAGR, from the coding sequence CTGCGTCGGGAACGGGTCACCTACAACGCCACGTCGGCGATGCTCACCGGGTGGAAGAAGACCGACGAACTGGCGTTCCTCAACGACGTCTCCTGCGTCCCTCTGCAGCAGGCGTTGCGGCACCTGCAGACCGCGTTCGCCAACTTCTTCGCCAAACGGGCCCGGTACCCGACGTTCAAGTCGAGGAAGAGGTCGCGGCGGTCGGCGGAGTACACCGCCAGCGCGTTCCGCTGGCGCGACGGCCGGCTCACCCTCGCGAAGATGACCGAACCGTTGGACATCGTCTGGTCCCGACCGCTCCCGCAGGGCGCGGCGCCGTCGACGGTGACCGTGTCGCAGGACCCGGCGGGCCGCTGGTTCGTCTCCCTGCTCTGCGACGACCGGATCGACCCGGCCCCGGCCACCACCGCCGCTGTGGTGGGGGTCGACGCCGGCCTCGACAGCCTGTTCACTCTCTCCACCGGGGAGAAGATCCCCAACCCGAGACATGAACGCCGTGACCGGCGGCGGCTGGCCCGCGCCCAGCGGAACCTCGCACGCAAGGCCAAAGGCTCCGCGAACCGGGCCAAGGCCCGGCTGGCGGTGGCCCGCATCCACGCCCGGATCGCCGACCGCCGCCGCGACCACCTGCACAAGTTGACCACCCGGCTCGTTCGTGAAACCCAGACGATCGTGATCGAGGACCTGACCGTCCGCAACATGATGGCCAACCACAGCCTGGCCCGCGCCGTCTCCGACGCGGCCTGGCGGCAGTTCCGCAGCATGCTGGGGTACAGAACCGACTGGTACGGCCGGGATCTGGTGGTCGTGGACCGCTGGTTCCCGTCGACCCGACTGTGCTCCGCGTGTGGCGTACTGGCTGAACACCTGCCGTTGGCGGTCCGGTCGTGGACCTGCCGGTGCGGGCAGGCCCACGACCGGGACGTGAACGCGGCCCGGAACATTCTCGCGGAGGGGCTCTCCGTGATTGCCTGTGGAGGCGGTGTGAGACCTCACCGGGAGTCCTCCTCTCGGACGGGGCGGTCGTCGGTGAAGCAGGAACCCCCTGGGGCGACCCAGGGAATCCCCGTTCCTTCAGGGCGGGGAGGAAGTCAACCTCGACCGGTGGGACCCGGGCAAGGCCCGCCGGGTGCGGGCGGTGCTGCAGCTGTCCGGGCTGATGCCGGACGGCTACCCGCACGGGAAGGACGACGACGATGTCTGCCAGCCGCTGCGGGTCGGTGA
- a CDS encoding helix-turn-helix domain-containing protein: MSRTVKRAFRYRFHPTPGQATELARTFGCVRLVYNKALAARTEA; the protein is encoded by the coding sequence GTGTCCAGGACCGTGAAGCGGGCGTTCAGGTACCGCTTCCACCCCACCCCCGGGCAGGCCACCGAGCTCGCCCGGACGTTCGGCTGTGTCCGGCTGGTCTACAACAAGGCGCTGGCCGCCCGCACCGAGGCGTGA
- a CDS encoding Scr1 family TA system antitoxin-like transcriptional regulator, protein MSGSEYLISELRRVRESMGLTQESWGERVHFSAKHVGSIERGERPALPNYLGMVDKVFGTAFMKFYREFVIGEHAPVWLRPFIEHEQQASLLRVFQPLAVPGLLQTEAYARTII, encoded by the coding sequence GTGAGCGGCAGCGAGTATCTGATATCGGAGCTACGGCGGGTGCGCGAGTCGATGGGCCTCACCCAGGAGTCCTGGGGTGAGCGCGTCCACTTCTCGGCAAAGCACGTCGGCTCGATCGAGCGCGGCGAACGCCCCGCCCTGCCCAACTACCTGGGCATGGTCGACAAGGTGTTCGGCACCGCCTTCATGAAGTTCTACCGCGAGTTCGTCATCGGCGAACACGCCCCCGTGTGGCTACGGCCGTTCATCGAACACGAGCAGCAGGCCAGCTTGCTCCGTGTCTTCCAACCACTCGCAGTCCCTGGCCTACTGCAAACCGAGGCGTACGCGAGAACCATCATCTGA